Genomic DNA from Flavobacterium sp. N502540:
AAATAAATTGAGCTTTTTTTTTATCACCACCTGCATCTTTAATTTGTGTTTTGCTGTTTTTTATTTGTTTAAATTTTATTCTAAAGATTTTCATGAAAATGAAGGAGCTGCTATCATAAATTTATTATTTTTTCAAGTATCATCTACTATTTTACTAATTTTTTTTTCAGTATTGAACCCATTAAAAATATTTATTAGTGCAAAAAAAGGTGTAAATAATCGAAAAAAAAAAGGAAAAAATTATTTTGATATTATGGAATATAATATCATACGATTAGACAATAAGTTAACGCCATATTTAATTACTATTTTATTTGTTTTTTTCTTCTCTTTAATTCTCATTGGATTTATATTAATTATAAACTATTTGGGAGTGCCAATTTTAGAAGTTTTAAAATTCCCATTTAGATTTATGCAAAATTTAAATCAATCTGAATTATATTATGGAGTTTATAGTTTTTTACTTGTGAACATAGGTTATATTCTTTGCAATTCAGAACAATCTGCAGAATCATATTTATTAAAATTCAAAGTCTATTTAAATTCCCTTGTTATAGCATTTTGTTTTAGTGCTTTTTTTATCCTATTTAATATGTTTTTTTATTTTTCTGCAAATGATACAAATAATGACATATTTACAGATAAAGTAAAAATAGCATATGCAATGTTTTTTAATATAGCCTTTGTTGTAAATAGTTATTTAGTTGAAAAGAAATATTTAAGCATAGAAATATAAGAATTTAGGATTAGTAATTCTAAATTTTTTATATGGAAAAATCATTATCAATAAAAGGATTGCGAATCAAAAAATATGTAAGATAACGGAAGATTTTAGCATTTTACGAAAAGATAACTATTCTTATACTTCAGATTCCGCTTCAGATAGTGACTATTTTAGATTGTATCTCATAAATAAAGATGATCAAAAAAAAGGAATTTATGTAAGCAAGGAAGATTATAAAAAAGTAAAAGAAAATGATACAGTAACAATTACCTATTTTGAGATGGTAAATATCATTATAAAGGCTGTTTGTAATAATCAGGACTTAGAATATTCACGTTTTTTTACAAAAAGAAATCGGAAATTATGGTAATGTTATGTGAGAGGATTGTGAAGTAAATAATTGTGGAAATGGAAAAACCAAATTAGAAATTTTTTAAGATGATAAAAAGGAAAATTACAGAAGAAGAGATATTATTTGTTAGTCGGATATTTACTAAAACTATTAGAAACTCTAGTCTTATCATTTTTATTTTATTGTATTTTTTTTCTGCTTTTCTTTATTGTTTATTTATAAATTTGGTTGAATACCTAATTGTAAAAATTATATTAATTATTATAGTATCATTTTTAGGTTTTTTTATTTTTAATTCAATATACAGTATTATTTGTCTAAATAAAGAGATTAATACCTGTAATATTGACCGTATAGAGGCTGAATTTAAAGTACAAAATAAAGATATCCTCACTTATACATATGATATTGTTTTTGTAAAGAAAGCATTCAATAAAAGTTTATGTAAATCAATAATTATCATGCCTTTTATTCAAACGACATTAATTCTTCTTTACAAGTAATAAAATAAAATATATTAATGAAAAGAGGTCTTCCATTAAAAGAAACATCCCCTGTGAAGATGTTCATTTTTGCTTTTATGTTTATAATTAGTATTTATTTTTTATATACTATGTTAAAGGTATTTCAACCTAGAATTTATGGAGACAGAATAAATGCTTTGGTAATAAATGTTGATAGTATTAAATCTCATAAAAACAACAATACGTACCGATATTTTGGCAAAATAAAATTTAAAAATAAAGAAGGCAATGGAATTATTGAAGATTATGGTTTTAGCAGTAAATTAAAAAAGAATGATTGTTTACAGCTTTATTATGACCAAAAATACGGTTTCTATGATTCCGAAGATCAAAATGTTTACTTTGTACTTATAACAATTCCTGCTATAATTTTAATAATACTTAGTGTTTTCTTTTATAAATATTTTATTGATTGAAACAGAAGATTCGATTGCGGACTATCTGAAATCTATAATCGAAAGAGGAAATTAGTTTTTGATTGGAAAATTTTAAACAAAGTTATACAACCTGTAATAATGCTGCAAAAATTCCAATATGCGTAATGCTGATACGTTGATCTTTTTCTATTGCTTTGAAGAATTGGGTTAAAGGATTTAGCTGATCCATTACTCTTGTTATTTAGATTTTTATTCCACTGTCATAAAAATGAATTTTAATGATTGTTATTTAATTGCGTTTTTTTCTGAAACGGCGCCAATACGGCTTATTTAGGCCTGCTTTGTGCAGGCAGTAAGCTTGTTGGCGAATATAACAATGATATAGTGAATCTCTTATTTGTGCACCAATAGGCTTTGAATCAGTTGTTTTTCTTTTCCTCATGCTGTTTTATTATAGCTTAGAATCAGCTGATTTAGTTTTAGACCTGGATGAATCCCGTATCAGGAACTGCCGGGGGAAACTACTTTGAAGTGGTCATCATGGTCAATTATATAGTATTATTTTTTTTAGGTTTGATATTGTTTTTTTGGAGCTGGTCCCACTGTATCTTACACCGGAGCGTTAGCGAACTGCCTGGGCAATCTTTTGTTGCCGGAATCTAATTCATAGTGATCATCTTTGTGAGTTGTATATAGTGCTGTTTTTTAGGAGCTTTTTCCCGCTATACGTTGCAATCTTTTGTGCCTAACCCCGGCACAAAAGGATTTTCACTGCACACGAGCGAAGCGAATTGGCGAAGCAATCGGGGCTAGTAATATATGGAAAAAAAGGCGTCAATTGTCTTGAATTGGCGACTTTTGGTGAATTCGACGGGACAAATTTCTATACATTTTTATTGAAGATTTTAAGAGAGTGGCCTACTACATGTAGTATTAAAAACAGCTTTACTATACTTTTATTGAGAATTTTAAAAAACTCTTAAACGATGAAATAAATTATGCTCTTCTGATTTCTATTTCTCTTTGGAAGATAATTTTTATAACCGTAATCATTTAGGTCTCTGATACATCTATGGTAGGTAACAGGGCCGCTTATTTTAGCTATCTTCATAATTTCATGCCTGTATGCTTTAATAGGATTCGTATAACCTGCGGCAGTTCTGAATTGTAATAATGCCGCAAAAACTCCAATATGGGTAATCTTGGCGGGCTGTCCTTTATCAGATGTAAAGCGGACAGGGGCGGTTTTTTTTACAGTATAAGGATCTGTGTTTATAGAACAGCGGTCAGGTGATCAGGGGGTATATTATTTTAGGTTTGATATTATTTTTCAGGAGCTTTTTCCCGCTATGCGTTGCAATCTTTTGCGCCGAACCCCGGCACAAAAGGATTTCCACTTCTATCGGGGCTAAGGACTCTGAGGAGCCCTGTTTTGTCTGGGACAACTATCTGTCAGTCCTCTCTTATTTTGTCACGGTGGTTTTTACCCCACTCAATCATTTCGGAGATCATATTGTGCAGTGTATCGCAGTACACAGAAGCTGTGTACAAATACAATGAAGTATGCCAGCCGTTAATCCGTTTCTGCGTTACAGACGGCACTTTTGTCGATATTTGAAAATTACGCAGTGTAAACCTGAATATCTTGGCAATAAATAAGTAATGCCAACAAGTGCATATGCTGGTATATATATTCATATTCTGGATCAGGATGATGAATATCATAGCAATACCTTTGAAACTGTTGCAGATCATATAACTGCATTTATTAATTCGAAAAATCTTTATGATACTGTTTTCATAAAGGAATAGATGTTTGCCAATACTTTTGGATTTGAAAAAGTAATATAAAGGAAACAGTATTTTTTTCTAATTGTTCTTATTCTTTGCTTTTATAAGTATTTTTTTTAATTTGGCGCTATTCTCAGTTTCTCCCTTAAAATCTGAAATGCAGATTAGTATCTCTACCACTGCTGTAAACATTTTTCCTTCCTTTATTTTGAGACGATGAATTATATTTACTGCCCATACAGCAGCTTTTTCGGCAGTTTCAATTTCACGATCCATTAAATGGCAGTAAGCCAGATCGCAGAGATAAATAACTAGAGTAAGGTCATTCCTGCTTTCGTCGGGTAGTTCCTGATGGGCATTTACAGCCATTGAAAATTTTTTCCTTGCCTCTGAAAAATCTCCATAATTCTTGTAAGCAGTTCCCAATAGGTGACACTGGATGGGAAAGGTTACATCATACCATAGATCATATATTTTTCTTAAATCCATCAGCTCCTGAAATGAATCTTTGAAACCTTTTAGATCATCAAGATGAAGATAGAGATAAGCTTTGTTGCATATCATATTGAGAAGATGTGATGCATGCGCACTTCCTTTAGCAGATTTAAAAATAGTTATGGATTTATTGAAGTACTCAGAAGCTTCATCTTTCCTTCCAATACCAGCAAGTGTTAATGCATAGTTATGAAAAATAGTTCCAAGATTGAAATCTTCGGGGTTTAGTTTTGCAGAGGCTCTGACGGCAAGATCTTCCCATTTATTAATTAGATTTTCAGGATTCTGCAGCCAGTTTTGAACATTCAGAACTTCATTTTCTAAAATCAGCATTGGCTGGTAAATTGGCTCTCTAAAATCTTCCTTTATTTTTCTTAGCACTGATTGGCCGTACTGAGCAAAACGAACTGCTTGAGCTGGGTCGCCTTGGGCGCCCTCCTGAATTCGTGCTCTAAGGAAAGGGATGTGGAACATCTGGGAAAGAAAAGCCCCCTTGTCTTTACGCAGCTGGTATAGAACGGACTCCTGAAATACCATGTCCATTTTTATATTATTTCCTGTTCTTGTAATCAGCCCTTTTTTATGAAGTAAATTTATTGCCTTTGTAAATTCAATTTTGTTGTTTTTTTCATAGTCTTTACCGTAGAGAAGCACAATATCCTGCATAGTGATCCCTCCAGCAGGAAGCAATGCGAAGAACTCCATATAATAACGTTCATCCTGGTTCAGTGAACTTATCGAAAAAGTTTTTTCAAGAATAGAAAGTAGATTGACGTTTAAATCTCCAACTTCAATGTCTACTTCTATCTCCTTATCGTCTAGTTTTTGCTCCTGAAGATATTCCAAAAATGTTTTTAAGGTGAGGTCAAAGCTAAGGTGTATAGTTTTAGCCGCCAGTATAATGACTAAGGTATTATATTCTATAAATTCGAAAAAAGCCCTAAATGTATCTTCGTCAGAATTTCTTGTAGGCTCAAAAGTACGGTAAAGCAGGCAGGCATTATCAAACGATAAATGATGCGTCTGCTGTAATTTTCCTATGTCCGTGCGTAGACGTGAAGTAATTATAATATGCCAGTTATAAAGGCTTTTTAAATTACTTATATTCTCCTTATCCTCACAGACTAAATCATTTATGATCAATAATCCATTTCCCTGTATATTATTGAGTTTCTGAATAATCTCGTTCAGTTCGCTTCGAGTTGTGCCCAAAGTGCTTATGGACAGATTGCGCATTAGGTTGTCATTAAGAATGAAGCCGTCGAATATTCCAGTCTCTGCATCTAACCAGATTAAATGGTCATATTCATTACGAAAAACCGATATATATAAACTGGCAAGCGTGGTTTTTCCTATTCCTCCAACACCAGAAAGGTTTATGAGTTTGTTTTTTTTCAAGTTCTCTTTAAGAATGTCAAGCTCATCTTCTCTTCCAATTATATCTGAAGGGATAACATATGGAATTAAAGTTAGGTCTTTGGGAAATGTTACAGGCTGCTTTTTCTCATATTCCTCTATTAATGAATTTAACTGCGAGGAATGTTTTGTTAGCAGGTTATTATGCAATACTGTAGTTTCTTCAATCTTTTCGACTTTTTTTTTCAGACTAAAAAATCGTACATCAAGAAGTTTTAGAAGAGAATTATTGACCATGCTCTTAATTTGATCTTCCTTTTTAGCAATAATTGAGACCATTAAAGAATTATCTACTTTCCTGCTTTCGCTGTCTTCCAGTTGTGAGCAGCGGCAGATTTCAGAAAGCAGGGCTTCTAACATAATCACGGGTGGATGACCTTCAAATTTTTCATGTTTCAAATCTTCTAAAACGCTATTATGAAGTGTAATAATACTTTCAGCAGGTGTTTCTTCTGCAAAAAACCATTGTATGCTCTTCATAAAATTATCCATCAAATCATCATTTTCCAGCGTTGATAGAAGTGTTGTAAAACTTAATTTTATTTCCAGTTTTTCTTTTTCGTCTTTTGTTTTGTCTTCGAGTTTTTTCTTGCGTAAAGCTTTGAGTTCTTTTTTTAAAATCTCCTTTATTTTTTTTCGGCACTGTATGAGCAGCGGACTTTTAATCAAAGGTTGAGCTTTTATCCATGCCGCTAGTAGAGTTTCGTTTTTAGTCAGCGAAGTATTGGTAAAAAAATGGAACTCCAGCTCTGGGTTGCTTTCTTTTTCCTCGAGATACTGTACAAAAAATGTAAAAAGCTCTTTTTTGAGAATAGGGCTTTGAAGACTGAATGGCGCTTTATAACTTTTGACCTGAGTATAAACTAGTTTTTCGCCTACCTCTTTAATGTCGTTTCCAACTTCAGTTGAAACCACCGTGTCATTACCGTTGATATAATGATTTACCCATTTATGAAGTACAGTCAAGTACTGATAGTAAAAACCTCTGCTCACATAATAAGCATCATGGTTGGTTTTAATGAGGTTAATGAGCTTTTGTTCCATAAAAATAGAATGCCTGTAAGAAGTTTGTGAATTTTTAGTTTTTGGGATGATTTATTTAAAACTTCTTTTAATTTGCGAAGTACTGAAAATAGATATTTAGAATATTCTTGTTTGACGAGGTGTTTATTTTTTTTCTTATTTCCAATTTAAGCGCATCCGAGCTTGCCAGTCTCTCCAGCACAATATTGGATCGATTTTCTATGAGCCAGCTCAAATCAAAAGGATTTCCCTGCCTGTAATTTTCAATCTCTAGGAGAAATTTATAATAAGGGTGCACCTTTTTTATCGCGGATAATGTTTTTTTATCAACTGCCTTTTCCCCAACGGCATAAATAATCTCTACAAGGTTGCCTAATCTTGAAGCAATGTAACTGCTTAGTCCTGTTACGGTGCTTGTCTGTTCCAGAAACACTGGGTTTTTACGATTTATTATTGCATTAATTTTATCGCTGCATACCTTAGTAAATTCTAAATAATTATTCAGGCATGCACAGATTATTGCTTCATGATAAAGTTCAAAATTGAATTCAGTAGTAAGGGAACTATTTATTCTCAGCTTTAATTTTTCTAGTTCAGAGGGTCTCAAAATCTTAGAAAATGCCCTTAATGTCTGAAAATGCGGGGCATCAATAATTATTTCAGTAATTTGGTCAATAATTTCCTGGTTATTTTTTTCAATAAAGCATTTTTTATCCCTTAACGCAAAAAGACAGTTTGTTAGCAGGTATCCTTTATGATCATTTTTGGCTAAAATTATCCCAATAAGCTCCAGTAGATCAGCAGAGCTGAAGAAAGATGCCTTTTGAAATATGGGATGCGCCAAAAAGGAATATTCGTCAAGTGATAAATCTAGTTCTTTAACAAATTTTATAATTTTACCAGCAAGATGTTCATGAAAATCGGTTTCTACATGAGATAAAACAATGCATATATTGTTAAAAATTCTAACCGTTTTTCTTCTGAGATCATAGTTTTTAATTTTCCCTTCTACAGCGCTGATTTCATTTTTAAGATAAGCTATATTTTTATCAGAAAAAAAGTTCAAAAGCGCACTAGGAAAATAATTGTTATTTTCACTAATATATGGGACATCATAAACATTGTTTCTTTGAAAATAGGTTATGAGTTTCTGAGGGTCACAATATAGAAGTATTAGTTCTATGATAAAATCGTCAAAACTGTTGAGGTGTCTCCTATAGCTGCATCTCATTGAATAGGAAATTATACAGCTTTCAATATGCTTCTCGAAAAGCTGATCAAATTCTTCAGTAAGTAAAAATCTGTTGCCTCTGTAAAAATTAAGACATTCAATAATCTTAATCCTTTGACTATTGATAAGATCAAATGTAGAGTTATTAACCTGCCTTTGCTGATAATCTTTTATTTTGAGATAATTATTGTCAATCTGATTTAAATAGCTGTTGAGCATTGTATGTTCAGATACAAATTTCAAGATCTCTTTTTTTTCAGCCGGAATATCCAGCTTTAACAATTCGAAATAAAGGTTAGCAGAATTTTGTTCTGGAATATATTGGCTGACTATGTTTAGGTTATATCTGCAGATAAAAGAAAGTACAAATTCTTTATTAGAAACAGCATCTTCGTGTGCTTGGTTAAAAAGAATTCTTGCCTGGCCGTATTTTCCCATACTGAAGAGTGAAAAAGCATTTTGAATCAGATCCCAGCCGTTCTCTGAATCTTTTTTAAATGCAGAGCTGGCAGATTCGCAGAAATTAAGGGATCTGTAATGACAAATAGAGCATCCGCACGGCTTTGTTTGTTTGAGCTTAATGTCTATTTTATTGGTACCTGCCTCTAATACAGTTATATTGCCTTCATTTAATGTCTTTACGATATGATTAATTTTTTCTATAACATTCGATACTCCGTTGAAATAGCTTATATTCTTAATCCCAACAGTTTTTGCTATTTTGATATTTGAAAAGAAATCGATTATCTGCTGGTTATTGGTTCGAAGAGCAAAATTGTGATAATAAGTATGTGTATTAATTTTGTCGTAAAATGAAACTTTTTCACCCAGTCTCCATCCATGTACCCTGCGAAAGTCATTATAAGTATTTAGTACAATATAAAGTTTATCAACAATATGCTTACCTTTTAGTGATTTAAAAAGGTCATTATTGGAATACTGCTGTTCATTTATTGGATTTACCCATTTTTCAGTTATGCGTCGGATAAATTCCTCATTACGAAATTCTTCTGTACGGCTGATTTCATTCCTTATTACCTGATTAATCTTATGGCTTGGAATATTTTTATATTTTAGAAATTTTCTTTTGCTTGAAAGCCTGAAGATATAGTAATCCTTATCAGAATCAGTACGCAATGTAAAATTTTGCTGTATCTCTCTGGCAGTAAAGAAATATACATGTTCATTCCTGTTGATATCGTCAGTATGAATTAGCGCGAAAAAATCGGTTTTAACACCTTCTGTGTCTTCAACGTAATGTCTGGCAATTTTAACCTCATTGCTGTTTTCGAAATATTTAGCCTGAACAATGCCTTTACATGTGATTCTTTTTTTTGACTCCTGAATCTCAATCAAACTAGAAGGCATCTCTTCTACGGTAAAGTCCCTGCCCTCAATATCAACAGATATTGTAGATACTAAAAAATCTTTTGCAAGAATAGCAGCGGTTCTCTGTTCTCCTAGATGACCATTAAATCCCTGTTTGTTTAATATATTATGCATTGGATATGTCTTTGATTTTGTAAAAAAAATCTTTGATTGCTAAGATATTAAATTATAATATAGTTTTAAATTTAAAGGAATGCGTTTCTGAAATTTATACAGATCAATGTTTATATATCTTCTAAAATCATTAAGATAGAAAGACTTTTTATAGATTATTAATGCTTCCTTCCATTTTCTGGCGTGGTAGGTTAATCTCATGTTCCTGAGGATAAGGAGCACGGTGGGTGAGACTGATATCTTCACGAAGTTGTTCATGAACATTATATTTTCTGTAATTGCTATTAGAATATCGAGGATCTTCAATAAAAGGCATCTTTTCCATTTTTATGGTAGTAATAGTCGGGAAGTGGCCATTTGGTTATGACGACCTCGATTAGACCAATCCTTATAACTATCCGTTTTTAGGCATAATTTGATTAAATAAATAGAATATTTATAACTGCGCAAAAACACTGCGTACTAAAGAAGTATTTTTGATCAATATTTAAATACAAACAAATTACAGCAACATAATTTCTTCTATAATGAAAACAAAACATTCTCTTGACGATTTAAAGCGATTCCATAATGAAGCCATAAATTTTTTTGCAGCAGAACTTATGCTTTTGAAGGAAATAGTAACTAAAATTGAAGATGATCGACTAGGTAAATGTTCAGTTTTATTAATAAGCTGCGGACAAACAGGAGCGGCTCTTCTTCAGTTGGCAAATCAAATTGACTCCTTTGCAAGTGAATCTGTAATGCTTTCTCGTGCATTTATGGAAAAACAACAAATTTTTGTTATGCAGGTATTTGTGATGAAGAAGAGTTTCGGGCATTTGTTTTGCATCCTATTTATAAAAAGTATCACAGCCTTGGTGCTACTAAAATGGAAGATGATTTAGATCTCATCACTGAAAATGTTATTAGCAGAAAACAAATACAGCAAAAGTTTAAAGAAAACGCTATTGTACAAGAAGCATTAAATATATTTTCTGAAAAAAATTCCCGGTTAAATTGGACTAAAAAAACACTAAATCAAAGAATTGATGTTATACAAGAATGGGGGAAATTGATGGATGTATTTTTTACGATCAATAAACTTGAATATTATTCTGATGCTTCTGAAGTTCTGCATGGTTCGTTGTATGGTTGCACTTACAACTTAGGTATTTTTGATGATGGTTTTGATAGAAAGATAGAAGGAGAAATGGAAAAAAAATTATATAAAGATAGTACTTGTATGTTGTTGCATTTAGGAATGTTAATACATGAATCATTTACTCTTATATCATATTCAAATAATATTGAAAAAGAATGGAACTACTCGTATAATAATAGAGGACAAGCATTAAATTTATTATTTCATGTGTTAGAAAGAAAGATTAAATAGAAGACTTAAAAAAGTGATATAAGTTTTAAAGAAACATTGAAATAAATAATACAAATAGAAAAATGGTAAATAATATAGAAGCAACACGTGAAACTGCAAAATTAGGTCTTCAAACCTTTTTCATGGATGTTGAGAATAATTTTCACGATA
This window encodes:
- a CDS encoding tetratricopeptide repeat protein, whose protein sequence is MEQKLINLIKTNHDAYYVSRGFYYQYLTVLHKWVNHYINGNDTVVSTEVGNDIKEVGEKLVYTQVKSYKAPFSLQSPILKKELFTFFVQYLEEKESNPELEFHFFTNTSLTKNETLLAAWIKAQPLIKSPLLIQCRKKIKEILKKELKALRKKKLEDKTKDEKEKLEIKLSFTTLLSTLENDDLMDNFMKSIQWFFAEETPAESIITLHNSVLEDLKHEKFEGHPPVIMLEALLSEICRCSQLEDSESRKVDNSLMVSIIAKKEDQIKSMVNNSLLKLLDVRFFSLKKKVEKIEETTVLHNNLLTKHSSQLNSLIEEYEKKQPVTFPKDLTLIPYVIPSDIIGREDELDILKENLKKNKLINLSGVGGIGKTTLASLYISVFRNEYDHLIWLDAETGIFDGFILNDNLMRNLSISTLGTTRSELNEIIQKLNNIQGNGLLIINDLVCEDKENISNLKSLYNWHIIITSRLRTDIGKLQQTHHLSFDNACLLYRTFEPTRNSDEDTFRAFFEFIEYNTLVIILAAKTIHLSFDLTLKTFLEYLQEQKLDDKEIEVDIEVGDLNVNLLSILEKTFSISSLNQDERYYMEFFALLPAGGITMQDIVLLYGKDYEKNNKIEFTKAINLLHKKGLITRTGNNIKMDMVFQESVLYQLRKDKGAFLSQMFHIPFLRARIQEGAQGDPAQAVRFAQYGQSVLRKIKEDFREPIYQPMLILENEVLNVQNWLQNPENLINKWEDLAVRASAKLNPEDFNLGTIFHNYALTLAGIGRKDEASEYFNKSITIFKSAKGSAHASHLLNMICNKAYLYLHLDDLKGFKDSFQELMDLRKIYDLWYDVTFPIQCHLLGTAYKNYGDFSEARKKFSMAVNAHQELPDESRNDLTLVIYLCDLAYCHLMDREIETAEKAAVWAVNIIHRLKIKEGKMFTAVVEILICISDFKGETENSAKLKKILIKAKNKNN